TTCGGTCGGGTTGCCGCCGAACGGAGTGGTCGTGCCGGCGATGCGACCGTCATCGTAATCGGAGTTGATGTAGTCAACACCACCGAAGAACGAGAGCATCTGCGAGAGGTCGTATTCACCGCTGACACCGATGCGAAGGGTCGCCTTGGCATCATACTCGGTGAGAGCAGAAACCGGAACACCACCCACGAAGCCAGCGGAGGTCACCACGGTGTCGTAGTCTTCAATGCCGTAGCGGAGGAAGGAACGAACGCGGAATTGCTCGTTGACGTTCGTGTTGAAGGTCACTTCTGCATACGGATCGGTCGAGTCACCATCGCTCACTCCGTCCATCTGGCGGAACTGAGCACCCACGCGGGCGATCATGATGGTGTTCGGGCTGAAGCGATGCTCGGCACCCACCAGCACGTAGTGGTTCTCGGAGTCGGAAGCGTAGCCGTTACCGCTGACTTCAGAGTAGCGGTATTCTGCGGTTGCCACGGTCTGCGGAGAGACCTGATAGCGGAACTGATTGTAAACCGTCCACGTGTCGCGGTCCGAGTTCGGGACGTTCGAGTCGTAGTCGAGACCGCTCAGCGTGAAGCCGGTGTAGGTCGCGAGGCGCTCGGTCCAGCGGTAACCGACGGCGTTGTCGGTCTGCCAGTAGAGATACTCACCCACCTGACGGGAGGTGGAGTAGCCGTAGGAGTAGTCCGGCTCCAGCTCGTAGGAGATGAAGTTACGGCTCGAGAAACGCAGGCGCTCGCTGACGCGGTGCGTGAAGTTCACGCCGGCACGGGCTTGGCCGTAGAGGTCTTCCGAACCGAGAGCCTCAGGCTCGTCGAAGTAGTAGATGGCGCCGACGCGGGCATACACATCCCAAGTCGTCTGCGGGGTGATGGAAACGAAGGACAGACCAACGTAGGGGTTGATGCTGAGGGCTTCGTCATCAGCACCTGGACCCACGGCGGTCGGATTGACATTGTCGTCGTAGGTCAGGTTGGCACCCACCGTCCACTTAAGAGGAAGGCTCTCTTGAGCCTCGTCCTGAGTGTAGTAGAGGCTGGCATTGGCAGCACCAATGGCCGTAACCGCGGCGAGAGAGGAAAGCAAACTGCGTTTCATGAAGGAAGAGGGAAGCTAAGATTTAAAGCTATACGGAGTAGCAGCGGCCGCTTTTCAGTTAGCGAACACTTCCGGCTGCTGGACCGGGCGATCGATCGGCGTGCCAATCGGAGGAACGATCACCGGAGGGATCACCGGAGGCAGACCAGGAGGAAGGGCCGGAGCACCACCAGGAGTCGGGCCGACAGGGCCTTGACCCGGGAAGTCGAGCGGATTCCAAGCAGGCTTCACTTCCACCTGCGGATTCTTGCCACCCTTCGAGCTGTAGCCGGACTCGCCCTTGTTGGGCTCAAGGCGGCTGATCACACCTTGCACGTCAGCCAGAGCCTCAGGGGCCACTGCGACGGCGCACTGGGAGATCAAGCGCATTTTGTCAGGAGCCGAAGTAGCGGCGGTCTCGACAATGGCAGCAACAGTCTTGCTGTCAGCCTTGGAAGCTTGGATCGCAGCCTTCACCACGTCGCAAGCGCAGTCCGGATTAGCGGACACTTCTTTCTCGACGATTTCGAGAACGGTTGCGGGCTTGGCGGCAACGGCATGCTTCACGGAAACGGAGAGCTTCAGGCAATCCACCTCGGCCATCGTGGCGGCGGGGAGCATGCCCAGAGCGGCTGCCACTAGCGCAAATCGGAACGTGGTTTTCATGTTTGGGAATTTGAGTCGGGATCGTCGTGTCCTGGCAAGATCGAAAATAAGCGGGTAGTGGGAATCGAACCCACATAGCTAGCTTGGAAGGCTAGAGCTTTACCACTAAGCTATACCCGCGAAGTCGGGCGAAAGCTAACAGGCGTTGGGAAAGACCCGCAAGCTCTTTTTACGCGATTTCACGGACTTTTCAGGTATCCCCCCTAATCACGGAGGGTCTGAAAATTCATCATTTTGCATTGCATTGAAAGCCAATGCGAGATAGCTCCCCGCCGTCTCTCCGACAGGCGGGTGTAGTTCAATGGTAGAACGCGAGCTTCCCAAGCTTGAGGCGTGGGTTCGATTCCCATCACCCGTACCAACCCGCGTCAGCGGCTGACGTGGGCATTGCCCCTCTCGTGGAACCGCCACGGGAGCTCCCTCGCTCGCGAAATTCCGATCCTCTCCCCTTCGACCACTCCCAGGTTGCTGCCTCGGAAAATTCCGGTTTCTGGCCCGTCCAGAAATGCCGTGCCGTGGTTTGCGCCCGTAATTCCAAGCGATTTTGTGAGCTTGCCTGGCCCCGAACATAGATGGCGCGGGTCCATCCTGCCGCGCCTCTCCATCATGGTCTCTATCCCGCAGACAGGTTCCAAGGCGCGGAAAAGCACGAAGCCGGCGCCCCCGGGGCCTTTGACCAAGATGTTGAAGAGCCAGTGCACGCCGTAGTTGAGGTACACATAAGCAGTCCCCACGGCATGCTCTTCAACAAAGCGCCTGGCACCGGGCCGGAAAAAGGTATGGCATGCGGGATCCCCCTCCGCGGTATAGGCCTCCGTTTCCACAATCCGGCCGGAGCAGCCTTTCCATTGGAACAGGCAGCCGATGAGTTCCCGTGAGCAAGTAACGGGGTGGCGCTCGAAAAATGGGGCAGTCAGACGCTCCATGGGAATCCCGGAACCTCGGGGCCTCCACTCTTGCGAGCAAGGCCAAGGTAGCAGAAAAAATCCCATGACCCGCAGCACCACCATGCCCTAACTTGGGCCTTCTGTGGATTGGCTGCCGGGTTGATCGCACCTAGGACAATCCGTTTCTGCCTCGATCTCTTCGTGGCTCACACTCCGCCCGCACAAACGGCGCGGAAGATCCTGAATGAATATGCCACGGACTCCCCGCCCCAGTTCATCCTCGGATTCGTTCCCTTCATCGCTCTCGCGATAATCTGTATCATGATGCGCAGGCTTCCTCCAGCGCGCTTGGCCTGGCTCTCACTTGGAGGCCTGCTCGGGGTCCTCGGGCTGACAGTCTTTCTCTATACCGTTTTCTGGTTCCCCTACTACTCCCCGGGAGCAACCCCGGACGCCAACGCGCCGATCGCCCTTATCTTTTTCCCCTTCTATTGCATCTGCGGGATGGCGGGCGGCATGTCGCTAGGCTGGCTGGGGTCCCGAGTCCTGCCGAGACCTCCCGGACTGCCGGCTACAGACCTGTCGGGCGATCAATGAACGCGGTGGCGAGCCCGAAAACGCGACTCAGCCGTTCGGCGAGCGCCTTCACCCCAAAGGTCTCCGTGGCGTAATGCCCCGCGTAGAGAAGGTTTACGCCCAGCTCTTCCGCCAAGGGATAGCTCCAATGCGGACCTTCGCCGGTGATGAAAGTATCAATCCCCTCCCGCGTGCAGATCGCAATCTCCGAACCCGCGCCACCCGTGACGACCCCTATCTTTCTAATGTCTTCCGGTCCACCCGGGGATAGATGAACGGGACCACCTACGGAGGCCACCACCCTTCTCACAAGCTCGTCCCTAGAAATCACCGTCTCTACCGTCAGGCCCACCTTGAGCCCCTTGTAATCCATGAAGCTGCCGCTCGGCTCGAAGCCAAGGGCGCTCATGAGAAGGGCGTTGTTTCCCAGCACGGGGTGAACGTCCAAAGGAAGATGAGCCGAATAGATGGCAAGGCCGCCATCCATGGCAGTCTTGATCTTCTTATAGAATGCACGGGTCAGCGGCTGCGTGCCCTGCCAGAACATCCCGTGATGAACGACGAGCAGATCCGCGCCCTCGGCTACGGCAGCTTGGACCACGGAGAGCGAGGCATCCACGGCCGCAGCGACCTTGGTGACCGTGCCGCCATTCTCAAGCTGCAGGCCATTGACCGCGCCGGAGTAGTCGGGAATGTCCCCGATTCTCAATTCTTCATCCAGATACGTGACGATCTCCTGCAGGCTGACCATACTGGAAACTGAAACGGGAAGCGCGATTTAGCCAATGCCTTATCGGGCATTTCCTGCGAAGGCGGCAAGATCCGCTGGTAGTTGCGATCGCCATTCGATCCGCTTTCCCTCCCACTCCACCGCCAGCAGGCAGGCATGCAGGGCATGACGCGGCAAGATCAGGCGGGCCGCGGAGACATCGGACAAGCCGCCTGAGATCTGCTCCAGATAGGGGCTTCCGTCAGTTCCATAAATCTTGTCGCCCACCAAGGGGTATCCGGCGTGCTCGAGATGGACACGGATCTGATGCATCCGCCCGGTTTCCGGGAAACAGCGCAGCACCGCGAATTGGCCAAGGGCATTGGAGAAACGCCCCTCGACCCGGAATGCCGTCACGCAATCCCGTCCGCTTGGATCGACCACCTGCCGTAGCCAGATGGCCCCACCGCCTCTGATAATCGAAGCTTCCACCCGGAGTTCGTCCCATTCCGGCCAGCCGTGGACGATCGCGAGATATTCCTTCTGCACCATCCTATCCTGGAACTGGAAGGAGAAGTGGCGGGCCGCCGTGGCATTCTTCGCCACCAGCACGAGCCCGCTGGTTTCGCGGTCCAAGCGGGTCAGGATCGAAAGCCGAGCGCCATTCGCCCGCTCATAGATGAGCAGTTCTTCCAGGCCGCCCAGCAGGGTCGGCTCGACCTTGCCATTTGCAGGATGGACGGCGAGGGGCGCGGGCTTCTCGACGACGATCCAGTCATCCGATTCGTCGATCACCTTGAAGTCGCACTCTGCCCGCACGGCGTTGGAGTAGCAGGCAGCAGCCGGGCGGTAGCGAGGGAAAAGACGCTGGGAGCTAGCGTTTTATCGACGGTTTGCCCTTGCCAAGCTGCTACCTGCTACCCGCTACTTCCCCTCCATGTCCGCCGACGCGCAGCACACCCTTGCCACCGCCGCCACCCTTGAAGGGACCTCTCTCCACACCGGGGCCAAGGTCACCCTGACCCTGAAGCCCGCTCCCGCCGACCATGGCTTCAAGTTCCGCCGCGTCGATCTGCCGGACCAGCCTTTCATCGATGCCGATGCCGACAAGGTTCAGACCGTCGAACGCGCGACCACCATCGCCGAGGGCTCGGTCAAAGTGCACACGGTCGAGCATGTCCTCTCCGCCCTCACCGGCATGGGCATCGACAATGCGATCATCGAGATGGACGCGAACGAGCCGCCGATCGGTGATGGTTCGGCCCGTCCTTTCGTCGAGCTGATCAAGAAGGCCGGCATCGCCAAGCAGGATGCCCTGCGGAAAGTCTGGGAAATCCGCGAGCCGATCCATCAGGAAAGCGGCGATGGCACCCTGATCACCATCGTACCGAGCAAGACCTTCCGCGTGTCCGTCACGAATGTCGGTCCGGACGGTCGCTTCACCCAGTATTTCTCCTCCGAGGTCAATCCCGAGACCTACGAGAAGGAAATCGCTCCGGCGCGCACCTTTGTTTACTACGAGGATGTGAAGCCCCTGCTCGACAAAGGCCTCATCAAGGGCGGCTCGCTCGAAAGCGCGATCGTCATCCGTGGCGAGCAGGTCATGACCAAGGAGCCGCTGCGCTTCACGAATGAATTCGCCCGCCACAAGGCGCTCGATGTGATCGGCGACCTGATCCTGAGCGGCAAGCGCATCCTCGGCCACGTCATCGCCGTGAAACCGGGCCACGGTCCGAACTCGAAACTCGCCGCGACGCTCAAGCGCGAATACAACCGCGTGCGCTCGCTCGCCGCACCCTTCCAGCTTCCCACCGGCGAGACCGTCCTGGACATCAATGACGTCCTCAAGATCCTGCCGCACCGCTATCCTTTCCTGATGGTGGACCGCATCATCGACATGGTAGGCGACTCGAAGTGCACCGGCGTGAAGAACGTCACCATCAACGAGCCTTACTTCATCGGTCACTTCCCAGGCCACCCGATCATGCCGGGCGTGCTGCAGCTCGAAGCGATGGCGCAGGTCTCCAGCGTGCTGATGCTCCGCAAGCCGGAGAACGCTGGAAAGATCGGCTATTTCATGAGCGCCGACGATGTGAAGTGGCGCCGCCCGGTACTGCCCGGCGACACGCTCTACATCGAAGCGGAAGTCATGAAGATCCGCGGCTCCATCGGCCAGACCAAGTGCCGCTGCCTTGTCGGTGGCGAAGTGGCCTCCGAGGCGGAACTGAAGTTCGCCCTAGTGCAGCAGTAATCGAGCAGCGGGACATCTTAGAAGAGGCACTGGAGAGATCCCGTGCCTCTTTTCATATACGGAATACTCCCATCCGCCGGTCCACCGACTTACTTGGCGCATCCGGTAGCGCCCTAGCATCCGGATGATGGATATCCGCGAGCTTGGTCGCCCCGCATTCCTGCAGGCAGGCCATCGCCAGCTCATGCTCGCGATCGAAGTAGGAGGTGATGACCATTAGGCCACCCGGCTTCAGGCAGCCGAGGGCATTCCGGAAGAGCACCAGCCAAGTCCCGGGGTCATGCCAGTAGTTCTGGTGACGGATGAAGACGAGATCAAAGGGCGGGAGCTGCTTCATCCGGTCGGTGCGTGAGGCGTCGCCCGCGCGGAAATCGAGCTGCCATCCCGGCGGGGCAGCGGGAACCCAGCGGGCCTTGCCCTCGGCGGCCTCCACCGGGCGGAGGTCGATGCCGAGATAGAACAACTCTTTTGCGAAGGGAGCAGCGGCAGTCAAAAGCACCCCGGTTTCGTCCGCCCGGCCACAGGCAAGATTCAGGATCGCGGGTTTCTCCGGAGCGACCCAGCCCGCCGTGCGAAATGCCATCCTGAGAAGGTCGCCGAGGCGCTGGACGTCGGCCTCGATGCCGGGGTAGCTGAAGGGAATGGCCGGAGTCACCGCGCCGAAGTGAGCAGCCCCGCGGATGGGATTTCAAGTTTGTCTTCCCAAGCAAGTGCTGCTACTTAGGCTCGTTTTCCGCCCGAAAAGCTGAGCAAGATGGTTCCCGCTACTTCTCCTGTCCGCCCAGTCGATGCCTCCTTGCAGGCATCCATCGCCCATATTGCCAATCAATTTGCGATCCAAGGGGACTTCGTCGATGGGGAGGAGATCGAGAGCGGCCACATCAATTCGACCTATCGGGCGACCTTCGAGACCGCCGACGGCGACCGCCAGCGCTACATCCTGCAACGGATCAACGAGCGGGTTTTCAAAGACCCGGTGGCGGTGATGCGGAACGTGGAGTGCGTGACCCGTCATATCAACTGGAAGGTCCTGCGCGTGAAGAAGGACCTCGGCGGGCAGACGCTGAACCTCTATCCGGGGCGTGGTGGCAAGTCCTGGGTCATCGGACCAAATGGCGGAGTGTGGCGCTGCTACAATTCGATCGAGGGCTGCGTGACCTACGACATCATCGAGAATACACGTCAGGCCTACCAAGCCGCGCGGGCCTTCGGATCCTTCCAAGACCTGGTGAGCGACCTGCCCCCGAGCGAGATCGAGGAAACCATCCCGGATTTCCACCACACCCGGAAGCGCTTCGAGCGGCTGATGAAGATGGCCGATGCCGATCCACATGGCCGTGCCGGTTCGGTCGGCGAGGAGCTGGAGTTCGTGCGCCAGCGTGAAAGGGATGTGGACGTGGTGTTGGATCTCCTGGCCACCCACGCGATCCCGACCCGCATCACGCACAATGACACGAAGATCAACAACGTGATGATCGACGCTGATTCCGATGAAGCGGTCTGTGTGATCGATCTGGACACGGTGATGCCGGGGGCTTCGCTTTACGACTTTGGTGATCTGATCCGCACCGCCACCAGTCCGGCGGCAGAAGACGAGCAGGATCTTTCGAAGGTCGTGATGCAGATGCCGATGTTCGAAGCGCTGGTCGATGGCTACTTGGATGCCAGTTCCGATTTCATCAACGATGCGGAGGCCGAGCATCTCGCCTTCAGCGGCAAGCTGATCACCATGGAGACGGGTATCCGTTTCCTCACGGACTTCCTCGAAGGCGACGTTTATTTCAAAACCCATCGCGAAGGACACAATCTCGATCGCGCCCGAACCCAGCTGAAGCTCGTCGCGGAAATCGAGCGCCAGCAACATGCGATGGAGAAGTTTGTCGGGAAAGTGCGCAAAGGGCGGCGCTAGCGAAAATCGATCGCCGCCCCGCGCCATCCATTTTACCGCAGCCGATTGAGCCATCCCCTCACCTCGGGCGGACCAAGCGACGCACCCTACTGGCTGCTTGCGCCTTGGAAGACCCATGTGCGGGCCAAGACAAAGGTAAGGATCGCCTGCACGCCCAGAACAAGGGCGAGGCTGATCCGATAGTCGAGCGCGACATGATGCAGCATCCAGAGATAGGCCGCCTCATTGAAGGAAAAGGTGCCTAGGGCGACGACAAACATCCGAGCATAGGTAGCTGCCCCGCCGGGATGACGGAAAGTCCAGCCACGATGACCATAGTAGCTCACTTGAAAGGCCGCCAGGAATGCCAGCACGTTTGCCCCTGCCGGCGGCAGCCCCAGCGGAACGAGTGCCGCCACCACGCCCAGATGCACGAGCGAAGCGGCGGCACCCACACAACCGAAACGGAAAAATCTGAAGAGCAAAGAGGTCACGAGTCCCGTGTCTCTGCCGTGAAGCCGTGGCGCTCCGCGACCACGTAATTCGGGCGTCCCTTCACCTCGGTAAAGATCCGCGCGACGTATTCACCCAATATCCCGATCGAAAGCAGCTGCACACCGCCGAGAAAGCTCACGGCCACCGCCAGAGAAGCCCATCCCGGCACGTGGCTCCCCTGTGTAAGCGTCCTGAGGATGATCCATCCCGCATAGAGGATCGAACCGCTGGAAATCATCGTGCCCGCCGCGACCCACAGGCGAAGCGGAAAGGCGGAAAACGAGGTCAAGCCGGTCATCGCGAGATCGAAGAGCCGCGGGAAATTGAACTTCGATTTCCCCTCCCTTCTTTCTCCGTAGACGAAGGGCACTGCCACCGAACGGAAGCCCACCCAGTTATAGAGGCCCTTCATGAAGCGGCTGCGTTCCGGGAGATCCTTCAAGGCTTTCACCACCCTGCGATCCAGAAGGCGGAAGTCGCCTGCATCCGCGGGGATATCCACGGAAGACCATCGGCTAAGCGTCTTGTAGAACATGCGGCTCAGAAAGCGGCGCAAGGGCGGATCGGTATCACGGTTCGTCCGCAAGCCGTAAACCATGTCATAGCCCTGTTGCCACTTCCTGATGAATTCGTCGATGACATGGAAAGGCTGTTGGAAATCGGCATCGATGATGACCACCACCTCGCCGCCAGCTTCGTCCAGTCCCGCGCTGATCGCGGACTCCTTGCCGAAATTCCGGGAGAGCGAAAGCAGGCGTACTGGCAATCCGCCGGAAGCGGCGATCACTTCCAGACCGGTCCCGTCGCGGCTGCCGTCGTCCACCACGATCACGTCGTAATGTTCCGTCAGCGCGGAAAGATGTTCGCACAGCCCCGTGAGAAAGGCGGCGATGCCATCCTTCTCGTTAAATGCGGGTACCACGCAAGTGATGGAGGGCCGAACCGTGAGGGGAAGGCCGGCCACGGCCAATGTCGATGGCTTCATGTCAGTTTCCAATGGGTGACGTCTTCGAAGGATCGATGCCGGCCATGTCCGGCATATCGGTGCGTTCCAGATAGAGGGATGGGCCGGAGCCCCAGCTTCCTACCAGTTTGAGCCGCCTTTTCACGGGCGCGGGAACCATGGTCATCCACCAGGAAGGCAGTGCCACGAAACAGCGTCCCGGAGCATCCATCGCAGCCAGCAGTTCATTCGCCGAGGTGGTGCTCAACACCGAACCATCCGTGTAGAACTCCGCGGAATATTTACGGGGACCATAGTAGATGAGCAAATCGCCCGCCTTCCGTTCCTTTTTGAAACGTTGCACCAGGGATCTCTCCGAATGCTTCGGTGAATGCGAGGGAGCGATGACGGTGACCACGATGGCCCAGCAGACGAGGACGACCCCCATGCCAACGACCAGCCGGCCGGCAGGATGAAAGCGTTTCCAGAAAGGAAGACCTCCCTCCTGGGGAGGAATACCTGCAAGCAAAAGGGCCAGTGCCGGCAATGCGGGAAGCGGATAAGTCGCGATGATGTTCCGGGCGGAAGTGAAGAACGCGACCGGCCAGAGCAGCCACAGCACCCAGTAAAGCCCGCGGGCATCCTGATCCATCGCCCACAACCGGAAACGCTGCCAGCGGAAGGGAAGCAAGCCCAGCAGCCCAAGGCACCAGGGAGCCGATCCGAGCGCCAGATATACCCAGATCATTCCCGGCGTCACGGGATGGGCATTCCCGTAAAGATCCCCCTGCCAGCCACGCACCGTAAATCGCTTCCAATGCTCGCCGATCAGGAAGTACTCGATAAAGCCCGGGGTCTTCCTCTCCGCCGCCACATACCATGGCACCGACAAGGCCAGCATCAGCAAGACGCCTGTGATCCAAGGAATCTTCTCCCATGTCCTCCAGATGCTGCGCGTGAGAAACACCCAGCCCGCCAGGGGCGGCAGCACGATCACCAAGGCAAGCGGCCCCTTCGCCAACAGCCCGATGGCCAGCCCTGCAAAGAATCCGTAGCCGCTCCATCGTGATCCACTGCGAAGCGCTTCACGGAAGCACACCATCGAAAGCGTCGTCCCAAGCAGCAACGCGATATCCGTCATCACCGCGGCCGAGCAGAAGAAGAACAACGGCATTCCCATGAGGAAGGCGGGTGCCGCGACTGAAGCATTCCGGCCGAGTTCCCGTCTCGCGGCTCGCGACACCAGAAGGAGAACCATCAGCGCCGCCACAAAAAGAAAGATCCGCGAACCGAATTCATTCACCCCGAAAAGCGCGATGCCCAGGGCGGACATCCAGATCGAGAGCGGTGGTTTCGCCCAGAATGGCACCCCATAGTCGAACTGCGGTGTGATCCAGTCTCCCGTCTCCACCATCTTCCGCGCGATCTCCGCATAGCGGGATTCGGAAGGATCCGTATGCGGAGCCACCACCAGCAAAAGCACGCGGGCAATCAAGAGAAAGCCCAGCAACCATCCCATGCGGCTGCGAGGCGTGGCAGGTAAACTCATCGTGGCTATCGCTTAGCAGGCCGAAGATGAGAATCCGGTGAGCCGCGGAAATTTATGCGGAAATTTTCAGATCAGTGCCGAGGCCAAGCCAACACAAGCGCCCCTGTCACGATAAGCAAGGCACCCGCGGCCTGCTGCCAGCCCAGACGTTCCTTGAGAAAGACCACCGCGAGAAGGATCGCGAAAACCACGCCCAGCTTGTCGAGAGCAGCGACACGGGAAACCTCCCCGAGTTTCAACGCATGGAAATAGCACAGCCACGACGCGCCTGTCGCCAAGCCTGACAAAACGAGCGGAAGCCATGCTTGCCGGGGAATTTCCAGCACGGCCGACGGCTTCGCCGTTGCGAACGCGAGGCTCCAGACAAGGACCAGTACCACGCTGGTGCGTACCGCGATGGCGAGATTCGGATCGAGGTTTGCCACGCCCGCCTTCGCGAGGACGGCGGTGACTCCGGCGAAGAACGCGGAGAGCAAGGCCCATACAATCCAGCTCATGGAATGAAGTGGTTTATTTATCCTTCGTCCCGGTCTGACGCGGGGACCGAGAGGATGAATTCAATTTCGCCTTTCTCGCTCCGCGCCCGCAGATCTCCTCGCATCGCCTTCGCTGCCTCCAGGCTCAAGGTTAGTCCCACACCCAGATGCGAGCCCGCATCGTGACGGGAGGTCTCGCGGCGAAACAGCGGCTCGAAAAGGCGCTCCGTATCGATCGGCTCTTCTCCGGTCGTGTTCCTCACGGAAATTTCCGCCCGTCCATCCGCCTTGACCACCTTGATCCAGATCTCTCCGCGAGGACTGGTGTAGGAAATCGCGTTGTCGAAAAGATTGTTCAGGATGATGCGGAGAAGCGCGGGGTCAGCGACAGCCGTCAGGGGGTCTCCGGGAAGTAGAAGGTGGATACCCAAGCTCCGCGCCTCCGCCCTCAAGCCGAAAGGCTCCCAACAGGCTTCGATCGCCCCAATCAATTCGACGGGCTCCAGCACCGCGGGAGCCACATCGCTGCCGATGCGCGCCAGCGCGGAAAGACGTTTCACCAGTTCCCCGAGTTCCACCGCGGACTTCTGGCAAGTCTGCAGGTGGGCGGCATAAGTGGAGGCATCACGATTTTGCGAAAGCGCGAGATCGGTAGTGGCACGCAAGCCCGCGATGGGAGTCCGCAATTCATGCGCCGCATGGCGGATGAAGTCCTTCTCGCGTTGCCGGATGGCAGCTACCCTGGAGAGCAAGCGATTGAAGTGGGTCGCAAGGCCAGTCAGCTCACTAGGCAGGTCTTCCGGCAAATCCAAAGGCTCATCGAGACGATGCGAGGACCGGTCCTGCACCTGACCCGAGAGTTCGTAGATCGGTCGCAAGGAAGAGCCTACCGCGCGCTCAATGAGTACATACCCGAGCCCTAGGGTAAGCAAGCTCCCCCCGATCAGAATCCAGCGCAGATGCTGCAGGGCCCGATGCACCGGCTCCGCATCACGCGCCACCACGAGGATCTGGGGCAAGGTTTTCCGATCTACCAGGGTGCCGCGCGCCTTCATCGCCTCCACCTCCTCCTCGAGCACGAAGGGATAGATCCGCAGGCCGAGCGCCCGGGCATGATGGCCGTCCGAAAGCTGGATATTCCTCATCAGCGGAGCACCGTCCACGCCCGTGAACTTCGGCAGATCCCGCCAACGCAGTCCGGGCGAGCGGCTGGTGGATCCGGTCTTCTCGTTCCAGAATTGGAACAAGGCTCCCGCCACCAAAGTCTGATTCGCGCCGAGCCCCTCTTCCCATTCGTAGGTGATGGCATCGTTTTCCAGTTCCACCTGGTTTGCCAAAAGCGCCGCCGTCTCCTTGATGGCTTCGTCGGTCTCACTGTAAAGGCTGCTCTCCACCAGAAGATAGACCGTGGCCGAAAGCACACAGAGCAGGACTCCCACGCCGACCCCGCAACGGACAAGCAGCGAACGCCGGATGGAGGGAGAACTCATGGCAGGGTCGCTTCGAGCACGTAGCCTTGGCCACGGCGGGTCTGGATGAGGTCTGGTGCGCCCTCCGTATTCAGCTTCTTCCGGAGGTAGCTTACGTAGACATCCACGGCATTGCTGCTGCCACCCATGCCATCTTCAAAAACGTGCTC
This portion of the Luteolibacter luteus genome encodes:
- a CDS encoding outer membrane beta-barrel protein; the encoded protein is MKRSLLSSLAAVTAIGAANASLYYTQDEAQESLPLKWTVGANLTYDDNVNPTAVGPGADDEALSINPYVGLSFVSITPQTTWDVYARVGAIYYFDEPEALGSEDLYGQARAGVNFTHRVSERLRFSSRNFISYELEPDYSYGYSTSRQVGEYLYWQTDNAVGYRWTERLATYTGFTLSGLDYDSNVPNSDRDTWTVYNQFRYQVSPQTVATAEYRYSEVSGNGYASDSENHYVLVGAEHRFSPNTIMIARVGAQFRQMDGVSDGDSTDPYAEVTFNTNVNEQFRVRSFLRYGIEDYDTVVTSAGFVGGVPVSALTEYDAKATLRIGVSGEYDLSQMLSFFGGVDYINSDYDDGRIAGTTTPFGGNPTEDLINAYVGLSVKFTENLYGNVSYNYTDSSSDLPGREYDRNRVSVGVRAEF
- a CDS encoding DNA-3-methyladenine glycosylase translates to MVVLRVMGFFLLPWPCSQEWRPRGSGIPMERLTAPFFERHPVTCSRELIGCLFQWKGCSGRIVETEAYTAEGDPACHTFFRPGARRFVEEHAVGTAYVYLNYGVHWLFNILVKGPGGAGFVLFRALEPVCGIETMMERRGRMDPRHLCSGPGKLTKSLGITGANHGTAFLDGPETGIFRGSNLGVVEGERIGISRARELPWRFHERGNAHVSR
- a CDS encoding Nif3-like dinuclear metal center hexameric protein, with the protein product MVSLQEIVTYLDEELRIGDIPDYSGAVNGLQLENGGTVTKVAAAVDASLSVVQAAVAEGADLLVVHHGMFWQGTQPLTRAFYKKIKTAMDGGLAIYSAHLPLDVHPVLGNNALLMSALGFEPSGSFMDYKGLKVGLTVETVISRDELVRRVVASVGGPVHLSPGGPEDIRKIGVVTGGAGSEIAICTREGIDTFITGEGPHWSYPLAEELGVNLLYAGHYATETFGVKALAERLSRVFGLATAFIDRPTGL
- a CDS encoding RluA family pseudouridine synthase, translated to MIDESDDWIVVEKPAPLAVHPANGKVEPTLLGGLEELLIYERANGARLSILTRLDRETSGLVLVAKNATAARHFSFQFQDRMVQKEYLAIVHGWPEWDELRVEASIIRGGGAIWLRQVVDPSGRDCVTAFRVEGRFSNALGQFAVLRCFPETGRMHQIRVHLEHAGYPLVGDKIYGTDGSPYLEQISGGLSDVSAARLILPRHALHACLLAVEWEGKRIEWRSQLPADLAAFAGNAR
- a CDS encoding bifunctional UDP-3-O-[3-hydroxymyristoyl] N-acetylglucosamine deacetylase/3-hydroxyacyl-ACP dehydratase; amino-acid sequence: MSADAQHTLATAATLEGTSLHTGAKVTLTLKPAPADHGFKFRRVDLPDQPFIDADADKVQTVERATTIAEGSVKVHTVEHVLSALTGMGIDNAIIEMDANEPPIGDGSARPFVELIKKAGIAKQDALRKVWEIREPIHQESGDGTLITIVPSKTFRVSVTNVGPDGRFTQYFSSEVNPETYEKEIAPARTFVYYEDVKPLLDKGLIKGGSLESAIVIRGEQVMTKEPLRFTNEFARHKALDVIGDLILSGKRILGHVIAVKPGHGPNSKLAATLKREYNRVRSLAAPFQLPTGETVLDINDVLKILPHRYPFLMVDRIIDMVGDSKCTGVKNVTINEPYFIGHFPGHPIMPGVLQLEAMAQVSSVLMLRKPENAGKIGYFMSADDVKWRRPVLPGDTLYIEAEVMKIRGSIGQTKCRCLVGGEVASEAELKFALVQQ
- a CDS encoding class I SAM-dependent methyltransferase, producing MTPAIPFSYPGIEADVQRLGDLLRMAFRTAGWVAPEKPAILNLACGRADETGVLLTAAAPFAKELFYLGIDLRPVEAAEGKARWVPAAPPGWQLDFRAGDASRTDRMKQLPPFDLVFIRHQNYWHDPGTWLVLFRNALGCLKPGGLMVITSYFDREHELAMACLQECGATKLADIHHPDARALPDAPSKSVDRRMGVFRI
- a CDS encoding phosphotransferase enzyme family protein — protein: MVPATSPVRPVDASLQASIAHIANQFAIQGDFVDGEEIESGHINSTYRATFETADGDRQRYILQRINERVFKDPVAVMRNVECVTRHINWKVLRVKKDLGGQTLNLYPGRGGKSWVIGPNGGVWRCYNSIEGCVTYDIIENTRQAYQAARAFGSFQDLVSDLPPSEIEETIPDFHHTRKRFERLMKMADADPHGRAGSVGEELEFVRQRERDVDVVLDLLATHAIPTRITHNDTKINNVMIDADSDEAVCVIDLDTVMPGASLYDFGDLIRTATSPAAEDEQDLSKVVMQMPMFEALVDGYLDASSDFINDAEAEHLAFSGKLITMETGIRFLTDFLEGDVYFKTHREGHNLDRARTQLKLVAEIERQQHAMEKFVGKVRKGRR
- a CDS encoding GtrA family protein encodes the protein MTSLLFRFFRFGCVGAAASLVHLGVVAALVPLGLPPAGANVLAFLAAFQVSYYGHRGWTFRHPGGAATYARMFVVALGTFSFNEAAYLWMLHHVALDYRISLALVLGVQAILTFVLARTWVFQGASSQ